In Malaclemys terrapin pileata isolate rMalTer1 chromosome 14, rMalTer1.hap1, whole genome shotgun sequence, the genomic stretch AACTGGGGATCTAGGAGGAGAGGCCAGGCCTCAGGTAACTGGGTGCCATATCATCCAGGGTTCAAAGACTGTCACCAGCATTTTGACTTGCACCTGGAAGCAAGTGTAGAAATTCTCGCACGCCTGTTGTGGGTTCATTACGGCCTACCCCTGGGAAAGCAAGGTGCTGTTCTCTGCGTTTATGGAAGCTTCCAGACAGTGCTCCACTAAATGGCTGTAGTCTAGCTTGGAGGTAATAAAGTTCTGACTAATAGCTGCAATGCCTGCACTGGATGGGCAGCTTCTTAGTGGTCGTTCAAGAGATGCGCTGCATGCCACTGCTCCTCCCTGAGAATCCTGGTGTTGGATCCAGTGTTAGAACTGTGCTCACGCCGAGTGTTCCCAAAGGGTTATTTTCAATTGCATCCTGCATAGTTTTAAAACTCCTTGGGTATTCTTTCCAAAGGAATGTTAAGCTCACTTTAGACTCAGCCAAGATGTCTGCTGTGTTCAATGTGTGGGAAAGGAGACTGCTAGCTTGGGATTTCAGAGGAGGCCTGAAGAATGCATATTTCTCCTGAAAACAACCTACAGGACTAACACTTTGTGCTCTTTTTTCCTCACAGAGAGCTCGGAGGAGGAGGACGCCCCTTCATTTGCACCTTCCAGCTCCGTCGATGGCAATAACACAGACTCTGAGTTTGAAAAAGGCTTGAAACATAAGACCAAGAGTCAAGAGCCCCCCAAAACAATCACGCCGGTAAAGGATGAATATGAATTTGATGAGGATGATGAGCAGGACAGAGTCCCGCCTGTCGATGACAAGCATTTGCTGAAGAAGGATTACAGGAAAGAGACTAAAGCAAACAGTTTTATTTCCATACCCAAAATGGAAGTAAAAACCTATACTAAAAATAACACAATTACACCAAAGAAAGCTGCCCATCGCATCCTGTCAGACACGTCGGACGAAGAGGATACCAGTGTAGCCGTGGGGACTGGCGAGAAGCTGAGACTATCGACTCACTCGATACTGCCCAGCAGCAAGACTCGAGAACCCTCCAATACCAAGCAACAGAAGGAGAAGAATAAAGTGAAAAAGAAGCGGAAAAAGGAGACAAAGAGCAAAGAGGTTCGGTTTGgcaaaaaaaatgacaaattttGTTCCTCTGAATCAGAGAGTGAAAATTTGGAGAGTGAGGAGGATGATAGAGACTCTGTGCAAAGCTCTAGCTGTGTAAAGGACTCTAGGCTAGTGCTAAAGGAATCCTCCTTGTTCAACTCTCTGTCTGCCTCTTCCACCTCTTCTCATGGGAGTTTAGCTTCACAGAAACATAACCCTAATCTTACAGACCAGCACTCCAAGCACTGGAGGACAGACAATTGGAAAACCATATCTTCTCCGGCATGGTCAGATGTCAGTTCCTTATCAGACTCCACAAGGACGAGACTGACAAGTGAGTCAGACTATACGTCGGAGGATTCGAGCTTACAGTCGTTAAAGCCAGTTAGAAAGAAGCAGGagcacaaaaagaaaaataactctCACAATACTGTCTCTGAGAAGAAGAATTCATTCCATGCCAATGTGGACGGAGCAATTCCAAAGCTGGATAAGGAGGGGAAGATTGTTAAAAAGCATAAAACGAAACataaacacaaaaacaaagagaAGGGACAATGCCCGGTCAACCAAGAcattaaaataatcaaaactTTTTCTTTTGAATATGAGGACTCTAAGCAAAAGCCTGACAAGGGTTTGATAGAGACTGAAAGTccaagtgaaaataaattaaaagtgtTAAAACATGAGAGAGAACACTGTAAGAAGGAAGAAAAGCTACTGAAAAGTAAATCGGAGGAGAAGGAGTGGTTGTTTAAAGATGAGACTGGAAAAGCCTCCAAAGAagagaaatcattaaaaaaagtcaAAGAGGGGAATAAAGACATCAGCAAATTTTTCAGAGAGGAGAAGTCGAGTAAAGAGAAACCGATAAAGGAGAAGTCTCCCAAAGAGGAGAAACCTAGAATACACaaggaggagagaaagaaaaaatcaAAGGACAAGCCATCAAAATCTGAAAAGAAGAATGATCTGAAGGAGGAAAAAATTACTAAACCGGAGAAAGAAAAAACCttcaaagaggagaaagaaaaatgtaaaaaagaaaaagtttacaAAGAAGAGCCTGGATTTGATGAGTTTAGTAACAAAAGCCAATTGCTGGAAAGTGAGGACACAAAATTCAGCCTTTCTGATGATCAGCAAGAGAGATGGTTTTCTGATTTGTCATCTGATTCGTCCTTTGATTTCAAAGGCGAGGATAGCTGGGATTCTCCAGTAACAGACTTCAGGGAGATTAAAAATGACGGTATGGCAAAACTTATCATAGACATTAAAGACAAGAAAAAGGAgaataaaacaaaggaaaagaaagaatacAATGAAAAACGCAACGAAAAGGATACAttcttaaaaaagagagagagagaaagcgtcGACAAAAATCCTGAGAAGAAAAAGGACCAAACTGAAAAGCATAAAGTCACTCCTAGTTATCTGCCTGAAAAGGACAAGAAAAGGAAAGATTCTGCAGAAAGCAttaaagagagaaaggaaaaagatCCAGGTGAAATCAACAAAGAGAGAAAAGATTCCTCTGATAGCTGTAAAGACCGAAAGGACATAAAAATTAAACAAGAGGAGCCCTATCGAGATGAGTTTAAAGAATATGGTTGTGAAACATTATTCAAGGAGAAATCTGACCctgaattcagtggaaaaaaTGTGGAGAGTGGGGAAAGGCACCATTCAGGGAAAGATAAGGAGAAGAAAGATGCTCCTGATAAGGACAAGAAAGAGAAACTGAAAGCAGAAAAATATAAGGAGAAATCCAAAGAAGCAGataaagagaaaaatgaaaaagttgtTGCTGAGAAAAACCAGAAAGACAAAGAACTGGATAAAAgctttaaagagaaaaaagatACTAAGGAGAAATACAAGGATCTGCATAACAAAGACAAAGAAAGGAAGACTTCTTTTGACTATAtcaaagagaagaaagagaaaaacttCTCTGGAGATAGAGAGGACTTCTCTGAGAAAAGAGatgagaaaaaaggaaaagagaaaagctGGTACAGCATTGCAGATATCTTCACAGATGAAAGCGAAGATGAGAAGGATGACTACAGCTTAAGCGGATTCAAAATTGGTGAGGCCATTGGGAGTGAATTGCATCGAATGGACAGTCTACAAGAAAAAGATGATAGCATGGCTGCTGAAAAGGAACTTTATCTTGCCGACAAGCACAGAAAGTACTCTTCTGACAGGCAACATTCAGGAGAgaaacagaaagataaagactctaaagagaagaaaaaggataAAGGATTAGCAGAAGGTGGGaaggagaaaaaagagaaaagtttCTTTGAAAAACACAAAGAGAAGAAGGATAAAGATTCTGCTGAGAAGTATAAAGACAGGAAAGACAGAACCTCAGTAGACTCCacccaagaaaagaaaaacaagcaaaaGCTCCCTGAAAAGGGCGAAAAGAAGCATGCTGCCGAAGAGAAGGTAAAAAACAAGCATAAGGAAAAGATGGATAAAGAACATTCCAAAGAAAAGAAATCTTCAAAAggaggagagacagagaagagcCTGTTGGAAAAATTGGAGGAGGAGGCCCTCAATGAATATAGAGATGACTCCAATGATAAAATAAGTGAGATTTCTTCTGATAGCTTCACAGACAGAGGACAAGAACCAGGACTAACCAACCTCTTTGAGTCTTCTAACCTTTCTCTTATGGATGCCTCTGAGGAAAAGTATAAAGATTCTCTTCCTTTGCCCTGCTTGCAAGACAAACTCAAGGAGAAGGAGAGGCACAGGCATTCCTCATCTTCATCAAAGAAAAGTCAcgagaaagagaaagcaaagaaggaaaaaacagagaaaaaagagaaaatggatgAATTTAAAGACTCCAGCAACAGAAAAGATTCCAGTCAGTATGAAAAAGAATTCTCTGTGGATGGGGAGACTTTTGGCATTTCCTACAGCATGAAAGCAGAGGTTGAGGAAGAACTGGACAAAAACATTGACTATTTGTTTTCtgaaaagaaagataaaaatgATCCTGAGAGAGAGCTCTCAAAGAAGGCAGAAAAGGAAAAGACTTATGGTTCCAGTACCATCAGCACAGTCaaagagaagaagaagagagaaaaacacaaggaaaaatgGAAGGATGAAAAGGAAAAGCATAGAGACAAACATACAGATGGATTCTTTAAACATCACAAAGATGAGACGAAGTCTGTGGTTAAAGACAAGGATAGCCCTCAAGTTATCACATTCAAAGATAAATCAAAGGAGGAGAACCTCAAATTTAGTGAAACCAAACTGAAGGAGAAACTCAAGGAAAACCAAGAGAAAGACAAAACAGAGTCTCTAAAGATCAGTAATGGAAATGATAAAATAACATTGTCCAAAGATGGTAGCAAGAAAGATAACAGGCCTAGAGAGAAGCTTCTGGGTGATGGTGATCTAATGATGACCAGCTTTGAGAGGATGCTGAGCCAAAAAGACCTGGAAATTGAGGAGCGCCACAAAAGACACAAAGAGAGAATGAAGCAAATGGAGAAGATGAGGCACAGATCTGGAGATCCCAAATTAAAAGATAAAATTAAAACCTCTGAAGAGATGCGTAAGAGGAGTCTGGATTTGACCACAAAGAAACCACTAGCGCTAGATACTCAGCTAAAGGACAAAAAGCTCAAAGAACTAGGTCCCCTGACTCCCATATTGTCACCAGATAATAAGCCACAGCCTGCTGTGGGGACAGATTCAAAAGACTGGATAACTGGCCCTCAGCTGAAAGAAATTTTACCTGCTTCTCCCAGGCCAGATCAGAACAGGCCGACAGGTGTTCCAGCTCCAGCTTCTGTAGTTTCTTGTCCAAGCTATGAAGAAGTGATGCAGACACCAAGAACTCCTTCGTGCAGCAATGAAGATTACACAGATTTGATGTTTGATTGTGCTGACTCTCAGCACTCTCTGCCCATATCCACAATGTCCATGAATGCATGTTCTCCATCCTTTTTTGACAGATATGCAAATGCTTCGAGTGGACTCCCTGACAATCCAAGTCAGACTCCAACAAGGACGATACCCTCCACAAACCTTTATCGTTCAATCTCTGTAGATataagaagggtccctgaagatgAGTTCAGTGCTGGAGACAAGTTTTTCAGGCAGCAAAGTGTCCCAGCAACATCAAATTATGATTCTCCAGTGCAGCATTTGATGGAGGAAAAAGTCCCTCTTCCTTCTGTTCCTCCAGAAAAGTTTCAGTGTATGTCTCCAGGGTATTATTCATCTGACTATGGAATTCCATCACCTAaagtagaaactttgcattgtgCACCTGTTGGCAATGTTGTCCAATCATCTGAAAGCATCTTTTCTGGTTTACAAGCAAAATCCTCCCCCTCTCATAGAGACGAGCTGCTTGCACCTTCTGTCGAAAGTGCTCTTCCCCCTGATCTTGGCATGCCTTTGGATACCACAGAAGAGCAGCAAGCTACTGCTTCTATTTTGCCACCAGAGTCTACCTTTTTACCACCTATTGAAGAAAACCATTTTAGTTCAGGTATTTCAGAGCAGAACAATATGGACTGGGATAACCCTCCTTCCAGAAACCCTGATCCTCCCATGCCTCCTAGCTTAATTGGTAATCCATCTGACCACCCTGTCAGCTGGTCAGTGGGATCGGAACTTCTAATGAAATCTCCCCAGAGGTTCCCTGAATCCCCTAAGCCATTCTGTTCACTGGACCCAATACATCCTGCACCCGTGCCCTTTATTTCTACAGATTCTCCATACCCAGTTTCTCCTATTTCATATCCATTGTCAGTATCTGAACCGGGGCTGGATGAAGTAAAGGAAGATGCTGAAGAAGCAGTTCCAGGAGAAATGGCAACTGCAGAAGAGCAAGCTCCTTACATGTCCCCTACTAGACTAGACACTTTCTTCACTAACTGCAAGCCTCTTCCAGAAGAAACTCCCGAGATGCCTTCAGACCCCCCTTGCATGGCAACAGAAACTCAGGCGGAGGCTGTTAACACTCTGGAAAACAGTTACTTGGAAAACAGTAGCATTGCACCTGTAAACCTGGAAGAGCCAGTAACGTGGCCTGATCCATTCACAAACTCAGAAGATGACTTAGACCTTGGTCCCTTCTCGTTGCCGGAATTGCCGCTCCAAGCTAAAGATGTTCCAGATGCTGAACTGACTGAAGTGGCACCGATTGAAGAAAGCTCAGTAGCTGCCCCGGAAGTCATAAACGTGAGTGCGTCTGTCGCAGCTtccagggagcaggaggagctaCCGCTTAATCAGCCAAGTAACTTACTGGCTGTGGAACCAGAGCCACAGTCTGAGGAACAAAAATCGGAAGGGATTGCACCAGACGCTACCTCGGAAGCATTGAATGTACCAGAAGAGAAAAGGTTAGACGAGTCCGAGGCACAGAGTTTTCAACAGACTGCATCAATAGAGCTTGCTCAGCCAGAGAAACAAGAGTCAGAAACAAACCATGAAGAATTGCCCTCATCAAACTGTGCAGCGGAGAGTGGATCTCAAAGCAGCTTGGCACAAGCAAACACTGCTGAGAGTGGGATCGTGCAAGACACTGCTGCAGTACGAAGTGGGAGCCAAGTCTCTTCcacccacacagacacaccccaagGGACTACTCCAGTAGACACCATAGAGCCAGTACAAAAACCAGTAGCAGAAGTTTCCAAACCACCCAAAATAGAAGAGATCCCACAACGAATTACCAGGAACCGGGCTCAAATGCTGGCCAATCAAAACAAACAGAACACTGCGCCTTCTGAGAAAGAGTTCCCTCCGGTTTCTGCACCTGCCACACGTGCAAAAGGGCGAGTGACCGAGGAAGACGATGCTCAAGCCCAACATCCACGTAAACGCAGGTTCCAGCGTTCCAGCCAGCAGCTACAGCAGCAGATTAACACGTCCACCCAGCAGACGAGAGAGATGATACAGCAAACACTGGCAGCGATTGTAGATGCCATAAAACTGGACGACATTGAGCCCTATCACAGTGACAGATCAAACCCGTACTTCGAGTATCTTCAGATCAGGAAAAAGATTGAAGAGAAGCGGAAAATCCTCTGCTACATCACTCCCCAAGCTCCCCAGTGTTACGCTGAATATGTCACCTATACAGGGTCCTACCTGCTGGATGGCAAGCCACTAAGCAAGCTTCACATTCCAGTGGTGAGTTACCCTCACTATTTCTTTTGGCTCCATTCTCTTTATGAAACAATAAAACAGAAATGCTACAGATATAGCCAAGTCAAGCCTGGGTGTCCGCCAACATAGTCAAAGCACAGTTCTGTGTTCTAGTCGAGATGGGACCCCAGCTGTGTACCTGGCTTTAGAATGCCTTTGGAACACACTGAGCATTACAAAATTGAGCTTTGCTTTAGGGACAACTGTATTATAAATGGGTTTTGCTGCATTTGTGTAGACAAGACTTTTAAACGGTGCTTAGGAACTCAAGATTTGGAACCGTAGACTGTGGTCAGACGAAGCCAATGGATTTGAAAGCCAGAAAGCAAAACTGCTTTTATAAGTACCGGCTCTCTGCGAGCTGAGGGgcgaaaacattatctactactTAGGTATTGCAACTGTAAGGCCATAAGCAGGAGCAGGGCCGTCCCTGCGAGTGGGCGGTACGGGCGGCGGCCTGACAAAGGGGGCGCCCTGTGCAGGGTTTGCCTGATTCCTGCCTGACCTGCTGAGAGCCAGCTGGGTTGGTGGAGCAGCAGCATCTGGAGGGGGGCAGATGGATGAAAAGCCGAACCAGGTGACTTCTCCAGAGCAGGGGTGTCCTGCCCAGCCACAGACACACCCCGCCCCCGCTCCATTGCCTTGTGCAGCCGCTGCTGCTCTTGTTCCCCCTGCCCCGTTTCTCCCTGGAGCCCCTGGCCACTCCGGACTGGGAGCATCCTCCTGTCTGCTGTGCGAAGGGTGGGGGCTGATAttggggtgtccccctcccccgcctgtgtACCCGGTCTCCCCTGAGCTGGGGTGATGGGACAGGGGGAATCTGTGTGTGCTACTGCCTCTCTgggtccagcagcagctgcttacGTCTGAACAAGCCTGCAGATGCCTGATCCTGAgtgctttcttaaagagacagtgcactccacacacacacgggaGGGAGCCCTGGTGTCGCTCctcgctccccccacagctccctaggGGTGCATGGGGCAAAGGAGCAGCAGTCCAGTGGGGGAATGGagcaagcagcaatgccagctggtCTGTCACTGCATCTAGGTCAGTTTTCCCAtgcgggtgcaggagggggatgcaggggttAGGAGCGCAGGAGGAGGGGCAGTGGTTGGGGTGAAGGGGACacggggtaggggttaggggcacaggagggaggtgcaggaggTAGGAGTGAAGGGGGTGCAGAGGTTAGGGGCacaggagatggggcaggggttggggtgaaggggggcacagggcaggggttaggggcTCAGGAGGGAGCAGCGGTTGGGTGCAGGGATATGGGGCGCAGGAGGCACAGTGTAGGGGttagggggcaggggttggggggaagggggcacagggcaggggttagggggcagggggagggtggagaaCCCATGGAGGCCAGTGGCATCAAAATGCATGTTCTCCCACAGTGCCATTTTCCCTATGGCCGGCCCTGAGCAGAAGATAACTACTCtttacttctgccttttcttttaCCAAAGCTCCGATGTGTGACTGGCCAATAGGGGTGACCCCTGGGCAATGGGAACAGCTATTTCTCTGACAGCTCCACTGATGGAGTTTGCCACTGCAAATGCAGCAATAGACTAACCCTTCCAGTGAGGAAATATTGGCTCCTAGCCTCCAGGGGGGGTCGTTCTGGATTTGACTAACGAGTGAAATTCCGTGTCCTGCTGCAGTTAATGGAGAATGCCACCATTGGTGGAACCTTCCTTTTCTACCCGGAGCACTGCTGGATTCTGTACAAGTGCCTGCGCTGGGAGCCTTTCACTTCGTTAGAATAAGctttattgaaataaaatattacacTGGGCCTCCCTTTGGGGAGTGTAAACCGTTTCCCTGCCTGAAACACAACACTCCAAGGATGTTGTTGGGAAATGGTCCCACATTCTTACCATGTGACGGTTGTGGTTCTAGTAGTAAGTGAACTGGCAGGAGATGTCTGGCAGTGCTCTACCTGGTTCAGGGGAAATTGAATTCTCTCCTCCGGCGTATTCCACGAGGAACGTGAGGAATGAGAAccaagggcctgggcctgctcctgcacctGCCTGGCACCCCGTTGAAATCACTAGGGCTCAGCACAAAAGTTTGTCGGCATCCCTCttatgcaggatcagggcctgaattGATGCACATCTTATCTGCTGTGAAATCATGCCCATTATGGGTGGCGAGTACACCCTGTTTGTCCCAAAGAACAGCTGCCACCTAGCTTTCTAGTCTACAAGGCCCCgtgttctgtgtgtgtgattgggcCCATAGTGTGAACAGGAAAAGACTCTAGGATTGCAGCCCAAACTCTGCTCTACACCGGTGTTGTCCCGTGCACACTGCAAACCCAAAGTTGTGTTGAAATATGGACACGCCTCACTGTGTGCTGCCCACCATGAGCAGGGACTCTGCTGCCCAACATGCTTCACATGTGCTCATGTCGTTGGTTCATCAGATGACCTCAGAGCGCTTCACAAAGTGTCTTTGTGACGCCCTGAAGGGGTGGGTGGGTTAAAGCATGTGGCGATGGACGCCCCAGCCGCAAGAGCCGTGCACACCTCTGCACACAGAACCTCTTCCCCCGTTTTGCCTTCCCACACACTGCCTGGTCCCACTAGCTGTTGGGGATTGTCCTTTGCCTCCCACCTGCATGAGAAGGCTTCCTCCACTAGTACACTGGTACAGCTGTACATTGGGTGGCGTGAGCGCCGTCTCCCTGGCAACACATCATCAGCCTAAGGGCGATCATTGTACAGTTGCACTACAAGCTGAGAGCGCTGGCCCCGCTCCTAAAGGGACCGCAAGCCCCAAAGCGATTTCAAAgggcgagcagcagcagcagcattaggAACACAGGTCCGTGCTGCTCAGAGCGACTCCAGCAGGTGTCCCCATTTGTAACGGTTTGTGCATTTCTGTGTGTCTGTAGATTGCCCCCCCTCCGTCGCTCGCGGAGCCCCTGAAGGAACTCTTCAAGCAGCAGGAAGCAGTGAGGGGGAAGCTGCGACTCCAACACAGCATAGAGCGGGTAACGGAGAGCCGCTGGGGGATTCCTTCGGGGGCGAATGGCGCTTAACTTCCTTCGCTTGAGAAATGACGGGCACGCGTCACTCACTGGGCTCCTTTCTCCTTTTTCCGCAGGAGAAGCTGATTGTTTCATGCGAACAGGAGATCTTAAGAGTTCACTGTCGGGCAGCAAGGACCATTGCTAACCAGGCAGTGCCCTTCAGTGCTTGCACCATGCTGCTGGACTCCGAGGTCTATAACATGCCTCTAGAAAATCAGGTCAGTGGCCATCTTCAGAGTGGTTCAGTCTGTCTCGAAGGTCCGTTTGTGCAGCTGCCCACGTGGGATGTGCTTTTCAGAGTGGTGGGTGTAGGGAGGCCTTAATGTGCTTCCCACCCGGGTACCGACAACTCCCTTCCCCCACGCACTGGTGTGATGTGGGAGATCTCACAGCATGTGCTGCTGTTGACTAATCTGACTCGTTTGCCAGAGGGTCCAAGTCACAAGTTCAGCTGTccagtgtgtgtgtcgggggggggggggggagagaagaaatgtGTCTGTGAATGACATACGGGAGCCAGCATTATATGCCTATTTAAAGCTAGCAAAGGCCCCTGATCTGTCTGCAGGCTGCAAAGCCCCCTCTGCCTCTCCTTGTGAGCAGAACCATCTGCACGTGAGAGAGGTTTATTTCGGTACGTTCTGTGCAGCTGTTCCACGATCCCCAGTTGTGTTGCACAGAGAACAGAAATCTATGAAATGACTTTCTTAGAGAAGACTGGCTTTGAAAAGCAAAACTGCACTGCACAGCCCACAGAGATGGGCTTTTTTCCTTTGATTCCACGTAGTGTGGAGCTGGAGAAAGCTGAGAAGAACTAGCATAGAAAATGAGTCAGACTTCAGCAGCCC encodes the following:
- the ANKRD11 gene encoding ankyrin repeat domain-containing protein 11 isoform X1; the protein is MPKGGCSRTPQSDDFSLRNDMVEKQTGKKDKDKVSLTKTPKLDRSDGGKEVKERATKRKLPFTVGTNGDQKDSDTEKQGPERKRIKKEPATRKPGLLFGMGLSGIRAGYPLSERQQVALLMQMTAEESANSPVDTTPKHPSQSTVCQKGTPNSASKTKDKVNKRNERGETRLHRAAIRGDARRIKELIIEGADVNVKDFAGWTALHEACNRGYYDVAKQLLAAGAEVNTKGLDDDTPLHDAANNGHFKVVKLLLHYGGNPHQSNRKGETPLKVANSPTMVNLLLGKTTYPSSEESSTESSEEEDAPSFAPSSSVDGNNTDSEFEKGLKHKTKSQEPPKTITPVKDEYEFDEDDEQDRVPPVDDKHLLKKDYRKETKANSFISIPKMEVKTYTKNNTITPKKAAHRILSDTSDEEDTSVAVGTGEKLRLSTHSILPSSKTREPSNTKQQKEKNKVKKKRKKETKSKEVRFGKKNDKFCSSESESENLESEEDDRDSVQSSSCVKDSRLVLKESSLFNSLSASSTSSHGSLASQKHNPNLTDQHSKHWRTDNWKTISSPAWSDVSSLSDSTRTRLTSESDYTSEDSSLQSLKPVRKKQEHKKKNNSHNTVSEKKNSFHANVDGAIPKLDKEGKIVKKHKTKHKHKNKEKGQCPVNQDIKIIKTFSFEYEDSKQKPDKGLIETESPSENKLKVLKHEREHCKKEEKLLKSKSEEKEWLFKDETGKASKEEKSLKKVKEGNKDISKFFREEKSSKEKPIKEKSPKEEKPRIHKEERKKKSKDKPSKSEKKNDLKEEKITKPEKEKTFKEEKEKCKKEKVYKEEPGFDEFSNKSQLLESEDTKFSLSDDQQERWFSDLSSDSSFDFKGEDSWDSPVTDFREIKNDGMAKLIIDIKDKKKENKTKEKKEYNEKRNEKDTFLKKRERESVDKNPEKKKDQTEKHKVTPSYLPEKDKKRKDSAESIKERKEKDPGEINKERKDSSDSCKDRKDIKIKQEEPYRDEFKEYGCETLFKEKSDPEFSGKNVESGERHHSGKDKEKKDAPDKDKKEKLKAEKYKEKSKEADKEKNEKVVAEKNQKDKELDKSFKEKKDTKEKYKDLHNKDKERKTSFDYIKEKKEKNFSGDREDFSEKRDEKKGKEKSWYSIADIFTDESEDEKDDYSLSGFKIGEAIGSELHRMDSLQEKDDSMAAEKELYLADKHRKYSSDRQHSGEKQKDKDSKEKKKDKGLAEGGKEKKEKSFFEKHKEKKDKDSAEKYKDRKDRTSVDSTQEKKNKQKLPEKGEKKHAAEEKVKNKHKEKMDKEHSKEKKSSKGGETEKSLLEKLEEEALNEYRDDSNDKISEISSDSFTDRGQEPGLTNLFESSNLSLMDASEEKYKDSLPLPCLQDKLKEKERHRHSSSSSKKSHEKEKAKKEKTEKKEKMDEFKDSSNRKDSSQYEKEFSVDGETFGISYSMKAEVEEELDKNIDYLFSEKKDKNDPERELSKKAEKEKTYGSSTISTVKEKKKREKHKEKWKDEKEKHRDKHTDGFFKHHKDETKSVVKDKDSPQVITFKDKSKEENLKFSETKLKEKLKENQEKDKTESLKISNGNDKITLSKDGSKKDNRPREKLLGDGDLMMTSFERMLSQKDLEIEERHKRHKERMKQMEKMRHRSGDPKLKDKIKTSEEMRKRSLDLTTKKPLALDTQLKDKKLKELGPLTPILSPDNKPQPAVGTDSKDWITGPQLKEILPASPRPDQNRPTGVPAPASVVSCPSYEEVMQTPRTPSCSNEDYTDLMFDCADSQHSLPISTMSMNACSPSFFDRYANASSGLPDNPSQTPTRTIPSTNLYRSISVDIRRVPEDEFSAGDKFFRQQSVPATSNYDSPVQHLMEEKVPLPSVPPEKFQCMSPGYYSSDYGIPSPKVETLHCAPVGNVVQSSESIFSGLQAKSSPSHRDELLAPSVESALPPDLGMPLDTTEEQQATASILPPESTFLPPIEENHFSSGISEQNNMDWDNPPSRNPDPPMPPSLIGNPSDHPVSWSVGSELLMKSPQRFPESPKPFCSLDPIHPAPVPFISTDSPYPVSPISYPLSVSEPGLDEVKEDAEEAVPGEMATAEEQAPYMSPTRLDTFFTNCKPLPEETPEMPSDPPCMATETQAEAVNTLENSYLENSSIAPVNLEEPVTWPDPFTNSEDDLDLGPFSLPELPLQAKDVPDAELTEVAPIEESSVAAPEVINVSASVAASREQEELPLNQPSNLLAVEPEPQSEEQKSEGIAPDATSEALNVPEEKRLDESEAQSFQQTASIELAQPEKQESETNHEELPSSNCAAESGSQSSLAQANTAESGIVQDTAAVRSGSQVSSTHTDTPQGTTPVDTIEPVQKPVAEVSKPPKIEEIPQRITRNRAQMLANQNKQNTAPSEKEFPPVSAPATRAKGRVTEEDDAQAQHPRKRRFQRSSQQLQQQINTSTQQTREMIQQTLAAIVDAIKLDDIEPYHSDRSNPYFEYLQIRKKIEEKRKILCYITPQAPQCYAEYVTYTGSYLLDGKPLSKLHIPVIAPPPSLAEPLKELFKQQEAVRGKLRLQHSIEREKLIVSCEQEILRVHCRAARTIANQAVPFSACTMLLDSEVYNMPLENQGDENKSVRDRFNARQFISWLQDVDDKYDRMKTCLLMRQQHEAAALNAVQRMEWQLKVQELDPAGHKSLCVNEVPSFYVPMVDVNDDFVLLPA